Proteins encoded together in one Candidatus Desulfofervidus auxilii window:
- a CDS encoding PEP-CTERM sorting domain-containing protein has protein sequence MKKNFLVLLMAIIVLFPFLAIAHKTYITGVELKTGSEQAFVNVTIEKGSATGKVSGDISGEVSIDNHFSLRINSGGYAGYEFGFNNWKIGDTYTGISTWFYDPESDETYIAIGGDIAAIGYSSEDGEKFVIARIGDTQRYGNFIYEETDNSFTSYNKDILLDVETGFFFGDGTGYYNGGFSAYLISLGFKDPDTNEYLLEAYFFGYTSGWGNGEGFTVGWSQETEYWWLGRISPPLYGVIGNIVEDGLIEHAVPLPSTLYLLGSGLFGILVIRKKKRKHS, from the coding sequence ATGAAAAAGAATTTTTTAGTTTTATTAATGGCAATAATTGTTTTATTTCCATTTTTAGCTATAGCTCATAAAACTTATATAACAGGTGTAGAGCTTAAGACTGGAAGTGAGCAAGCGTTTGTAAATGTAACTATAGAGAAAGGAAGTGCTACTGGTAAAGTAAGTGGTGATATTAGTGGGGAAGTGAGTATTGATAATCATTTCTCATTGAGAATTAATTCTGGGGGATATGCTGGTTATGAATTTGGTTTTAATAATTGGAAAATTGGTGATACTTATACTGGAATAAGCACCTGGTTTTATGATCCAGAATCTGACGAAACATACATAGCTATAGGTGGAGATATAGCTGCAATAGGTTATAGCAGTGAAGACGGGGAAAAATTTGTTATTGCCAGAATCGGAGATACACAACGTTATGGTAATTTTATATACGAAGAAACTGATAATTCATTTACTTCATATAATAAAGATATTCTTTTAGATGTTGAAACCGGATTTTTCTTTGGTGATGGGACTGGTTATTATAATGGTGGGTTTTCTGCTTATTTGATTAGCTTAGGATTTAAAGACCCAGATACAAATGAATATTTGTTAGAAGCATACTTTTTCGGCTACACCTCTGGTTGGGGAAATGGGGAAGGATTTACGGTAGGCTGGTCACAAGAAACAGAATATTGGTGGTTAGGAAGAATTAGTCCTCCACTTTATGGAGTAATAGGGAATATTGTAGAGGATGGTTTAATAGAACACGCTGTTCCTTTACCTTCAACACTTTATCTTTTAGGTAGTGGACTGTTTGGTATTTTAGTTATTAGAAAAAAGAAGAGAAAACACAGCTAA